ccctcctgtgtcccagccccaggcacagccagggctcatTCCCAATGaaatgtgtgtgacaccagcccagggcacagctggagcagggaccagGGCTCCTTCCCAATAAAACGTGTGTgacaccagcccagggcacagctggagcagtggcCATGGCTCATTCCCAATGaaatgtgtgtgacaccagcccagggcacagccagggctcatTCCCAATGaaatgtgtgtgacaccagcccagggcacagctggagcagggaccagGGCTCATTCCCAGCAaaatgtgtgtgacaccagcccagggcacagctggagcagtggcCATGGCTCATTCCCAACGaaatgtgtgtgacaccagcccagggcacagctggagcagggaccagGGCTCCTTCCCAATAAAACGTGTGTgacaccagcccagggcacagctggagcagtggcCATGGCTCATTCCCAATGaaatgtgtgtgacaccagcccagggcacagccagggctcatTCCCAATGaaatgtgtgtgacaccagcccagggcacagctggacagggaCCAGGGCTCATTCCCAATAAAACGTGTGTgacaccagcccagggcacagctggagcagtggcCATGGCTCATTCCCAATGaaatgtgtgtgacaccagcccagggcacagctggagcagggaccagGGCTCATTCCCAATGaaatgtgtgtgacaccagcccagggcacagctggagcagggaccagGGCTCATTCCCAATGaaatgtgtgtgacaccagcccagggcacagctggagcagggaccaTGGCTCATTCCCAATAAAACGTGTGTGACACCAGCCCAAGGACCCTCAGCTGGGTTTCCTTAAGGGACAGCAAACACGTGTCACTGCAAGCCAGGGGCACCTGCTGgccctgtgcctggagctggctccgtgctgtcacagccagggaagccacagagcagccccagaagATGCTGAGCAGACATGTCTCTCCTGGCACTACTCTAAACCAAGTCTTACAAGTTTGAGCTCTACAGGCTGCTACTCTGCCTGTTGTTTTTCCAGAAACTTGTTTTACTTAATTAAAACCCTGTCATTATCTGACTAGTCCTTTCCTTGCAAAGAAACCCCAAGGACAAAGCAGTAACAACAAGAAGTGATCCTACCAGcttttccaactcaaaccaagttaaaaaaaaaaaaaaccaaaataatttttccagttCTGCGCATCCACAAAACTCCTGCAGTGTTTATAcatttttgcagtaactcctCTCTGCAGAACACATCACATGCCAGAAGACAGAAAGTTTCACAATGAAAAGTGTCACCAGTCACAAACTTCTGCTGaacccaggagcagcacaagcagTGTCAGGGTTGAAGCCACCTCATGCACTCCTGATGACAAAAACCTTGTgccactgcagccccagcacaatGGATTTTATAGCAATATTCCCAGGTtacccagggcagctgtggctgcccctggatccctggcagtgcccaaggccaggctggacactggggttggacattgggacagtggCAGGGGTGGCATGGGATGGACTccagggtcccttccagcccaaacccttTCATGCCATCCTTCAGGAAAGgacaaagagcagctgaagaaaatatttcacttctcCCTTGTGGAAAATCAAGGAAAGCAACAAAATCCAATCCTCCTGCAAGGAGAGAATTAGGTACAGACAATTGTCTGAAATAATGAGCAGTTTTATAAGTGATGCACCAGAACTCCAGACATGCTGGTCTGATTGGGAAACTAGGTAACTGTGACATGTGGAACACAGGCAGTTGTGTAGTTCTGCTTTTCTCGTTCTGCAGTTCTTTATCCAGTAGTCCTGTTGTGTTCAGCCTGGCAgactgtgctggcagctcagctcaggcaTGTAAGGCAGGAAATCCCCTGTGcaaaggcagctgaaggagGCCAAACCAGCTATCTGATAAATGTACAGACCCATACACACATGCAGGGGTTTGGCTGAagagcacagagggaaggaatGTTTTGGTCTAATCCAGGCCATCCCACCATTTCCTTATCCACATGTTCTCCAGATGTTCTTTCCCCCCACTCACAGACCTGCTCTGTACCTGTAGCTCAGATCCCATGGTGTctctggagccagggctgcttctcctcctcgaggccctgccctgcagcctgtgccccatcccagcagctcctgctggtcccagggcagtgctctgggctggagtGTGGGGACAAGCaccttcccatcccagctctgggacaagcaccctcccatcccagctctgggacaaGCACCCTCCCATTCCAGCTCTGGGACAAGCACTCTCCCATTCCAGCTCTGGGACAAGCaccctcccatcccagctcccagctctgtccttggGACTCCTCCTGGCCACAGCTTTCCTGCTCcccatggacagacagacagccaCTGTCTGAGCTGAAGCACGAGGTGTTTCTTTGAGCTgtcccttctcctgcagctgggccatGGCAGCCCCCCCAGGACAGGTGGCAGGAAGGACGGTGGCATCACCTTTGTCCCACACTGCTCACACACAGAGGACAGCTCAGAGGATGAAGCTTGCTGCTCCTTTAACCAGAGCACTGTCCAGACAGGAGCCAGGGATTGGCCAGGACTCCTCCACTGGCAAGGACAGTACATTCTGGGCAGCCAGTTTATTTATACTCCTGATCTAGCTAATAGGAATTTGGGTCCAATCCAAACACTCCTGATATAATAAAGTCCTTAGCCAGAGCTAAGCAGCAGTTCCACAGGCAAGATCAAGAAGGAAGCTGCAATGCTGCAGTTGTCCAGACACCCTGAGTGCACAGCACGAACCTGTCATGCTCTGGTTATCTGCTCAGCCAGGCTTGCTCAGGTGGACTCATAACCCGAGCACAGCAGGTCCTTCACCACACTCAGGCAAGGGGTGAAGTCCCACAACAGAGGGCGTGaacaaaatcccattttcccaccaGGATTACATGAGCACTGaccaccccagccccactgcatTATGACAGTTCAGatggagagcccagaggagcaaccctggcagagcagagcatgcAGGGGACAGCACAAATCACACTGCAGAAAGCATGGCTTTGACATAGGGCTCTTCCTAGTGACACCCCCGGTTTCTGACAAAAAGTTAATCCCTCCCCTTGTCCAATACCATCACAGCTGAGGACTTGTCTGGACAGTGATGACTGAAAGGTTGTGAAATGATTCCAGCTTTTACCCAAGTCACTGGATTTTCCCATGGACTTTTATTCCCAGTCATGGCACATCCTGTATTTTTAGGTACCAAATTTTCATCCCAGGCAGATTGTTTGATGAGAAAGGGAAACCCATCCCCATCCATTAAAAACAATCAGCTCTCACCTTTCCATTCCCACCAAATGTCCTCACACAGAGGTGAAGCCCAAAGTAATTGAATTTCATCCAGGCCATTCCCcagagaaacactgaaaatttagGTACAAACAAAACCTCAGGTACTGTGAGAGATATTGAAATACTGTTCCTCAAAGACAGTTTTTGGTACAATCCTTTTGAGGAGCCATAAAGAGCCTTCATGAGAAATCCAAACCAGAGGGATCAGAGGGAGGGGAGCAAAGGGGCCCTAAACTGTTCCAGGTAACTGCTGGGACCAGCACATACGTGTGATAAAGACATCTTAATGCCAGTGAGATTTAGTTCTTTGACCCAAGGAAACTGCAAGCCTAGGAGCTGTCAGTCTCCCAGGCACACAACTACAGGTTTACCAGCTCTTTGAACAGGCAGTGCTGCTTCCTCACagcatcctgccctgcctgcacttCCCTCTGGGAACAGGGGCTCCAATTCCCACAGTCCCCAAAGGAGTCTGGAATTAAAGCTTCTCAGCACCTCTGAAATGACCCCCACCAACTAACAGCCAAGCACATCCGTTTCACAATTGTCAGTCTCAGATTTAATGGGAACACAAATGCAAAGGAATACAGATTAAAAAAGCACCAGGAGGCTTTTCATGGCAAGCATTAGTGTAGCAATCACTCACCTGATTCTGGAGGCAAAGTTATGTCTCAAACTGTGTTAAGAGATCTCTTATTTCTGGGGTCAGGTGCTTGACTGCCTTCGCAGCTTCTGTGATCGCTTTCCGGTACATCCCTTTCTTCTTGCGATTAAATCTCAGTTTGAAAAACTCCGAGAAAGGAGAGAGTTTGGACACAGACAGGAAGGAGGTGGTGGGAGAACCGAACCACGACACTTTAGCTTCTCGCCACGAAGGCTCCCCGTTCTCCTTCTGGCTGAGGTTTATGTCGAGAACACGCGCTGGCCACCACGGGAAGCCGTGGATTTTACCCCAGACAATGTCCCCCACTGACACAGTCCTTCCATCCTCTGTGACACATTTGGACACACTCTGGGTGTGCAGTCTGACTGTCAGTGGTGGCACAATTTTACGCTCATCTTTTGAAGATGAAGAGACGGAGGCATCATCACCAGGTAAAAAGTCACAGAGCTCTGGTGATGTCACTTCTGAACTAGAAGACTTGGATTCATCTAGGCTGTCATTGCTACACACCGATAAACTAGAagaatctgcttttcttttacGGTAGTTCATGAGGAAAGCCAAGTTATCGTGTCCATCTTTACCCTGGGGAAACCTTTTAAAGTCATCATCTTCACCTGAACTGCCTGAAGAGATCTCAGCCAAGCTTCTGTCGGCGGGCTCATCGCTGTAGAACGCTCCAGGATtgggctccctgctgccctggaggaCGTTGATCTCGTCAATCAGCTCTGCCTTGTAGATGGAAACACTCTGCCCATCGTTGATGCGATGGGGCTTCAGCCGTATCTTTGGGGGTGGGACATCCACACTGGAATGCACTGGCCGCGTGAGCTTCAGTTTTGGAATGGAAGCAAGCTGGCTGCCTGCTGACTTGTCCATGAAACATTTGGTTTGTCGGCACCGCTCGGAGTCCCCGGTCTCCTCTTGGTCCCCGGCTCCGTTCTGCAGCGCTCGCTCTGGGCAGAACGGTTTGACCGAGCCATGAACCCGGGAAGGGATTTTCACCACCTCACCCTTCCCCTGCGGAGTACTGTAGGATATTTTTATAACTGGGGTGCGATGCACCAGCTCCCCAGAAAACTTGTCCTCctccctcttctctctcttgTTCCTTCTCTCCAGGCAGTCAGAGTCGCCGTGCTTTTTCTGCTCCTTGTCCTGAACGCTCAGCTTCCTGCGGGCCTTGGCGCTCTGCGGCGGCGCGCTGGCGTCCTCGGGGTTCAGCGTGTTCTTGCACTTCTCGCACAGCACCTGCCGGGGCCGCAGCCGGATGGTGCTCATGATGAGCCTGCCCGGGTCCCTGTTCCGCGACAAACGCCTCCTCGTCCTCTTTATAGTCCGTGGTGGCGGCTGCGGGACCCACTGGTTGTAGGAGTGCCGCAGCCAGAGCGGCCGCGGGAACGGGGCTCCCTCGAAGTAGGGCGGGTAGGGCGGCAGGCTgcccggggctggcagcagaggtggcACCTGCTCCTCCCCGTGGCCCTTGGCAGCCTGGTGGCCAGCGGGCTGTGGCTCCAGCTCGCCCTGCGCGGCACCCCCGCCGTCAGCAGCTCCGTCGGCGCAGGCGTCGGCAGGAGGGTCCTCGTGCTTGGGCAaggaggagggcaggcagaACAGCCCAGACCTAAATGGgggtgacaaggacagggagggaaaaaaaacagagtcAGGAGCTTTGaaaggtgctgctctgggagcccaAAAGGTTCCAACGTCCCACAGCTTCAGGACTCAACGCCTTCTCTTGAGTTTTAAGATCAAGCAGCCAATTCtgccactgaaaaaaataacagcattACAGACATCTGGCAAGGTGTCCTACACTTCTCCCAGAAAGGGCAGAGGGATCAAAACCTCTGTTTCTATGAACTCTTTGCACAAAGTTTTGCTCTAAGAAGTTGCAAGTTTTATCCCACAAAGCAGTTTagtgcagcagcaggctggcaaGGCCAGAGGAGGGATGTGATCTGGATTAGCCACAGGAGTTGTGGCACTGCCCCTCTGCTCACTGGAGGTGTGTGGCTGCTTTTCCAGTTTGTCACTCCAGACCTGAACACCTTGATTTGGGTGGATAACTGGCACAGGTTCCCCaagacacagctctgctccccctccccagtctCTCCATATCAGCTGTATTTGGTGACACAGGGCACCAGCACTCCTCCAGAACAGCAGGGTTATCCACCCTGATATTCTGTCCTTCGGTGCCAAGTCTCACTGCAAGCCACCACCAAGGTCTGGACACAGAACCTTGCCTGGATATTGGCAAAAGCAAATCCTCTGAAATGCTGAAACTCAGAACCGCAGTTCATGTCTCCAAAATTTATGAATTGAAGCCCTTGGCCTGGCATTAGAAATATTAAGCtaacacagctctgggacagaCTCTGCCCTGAAACACTGAGTCTGACTGGGCAGAGCTCACTGCCTTGGCTTTCCAGAGACACTTCTGAGGAGAACACACAGTCAGTGAAGCATGTGGGCCTctttaataataacaaaatgttGTCTAGGAGAGCCACAAAGAAGAGACAAAGGAATGGAGAACAGGTACAGACCAAATACCAGTGGGTTTTGGATGCTacattcccattcccctccTTGCCAGCCACTACTTTCCAACcaccaggaaggaaggagccTTCCTGAGGCACAGGGGAGTGTCCTGCGGCTGCCACAGAGAGGGACACTTTggtcagcactgcagagcagctgaaggcCACACCTCAGTGCCACACCTCTCACCAAGGGCAGCACAAAGCCCCTGCCCTGGTTTCCCTGACAGAGAGGAGCCTCCAAGTTCTCCCCTTAATGAAAAAGTGCAACAACCTGCTGTTAAATGTCAGTTTAACTAGAAAAGGATTAAGCTGTTGAAATCACgtaatttgaaacaaaatatttttgttctaagAGGCTTTCTTTAAACAGAGACAACCAAGAATGTAGGTGTCTTTAAATGACAACCCAGAAAGCCAGTACAGTTTGTACAGCCAGACAGAGATGTTGGCACCATTCACAGTCCAAAGTGAGGCCATTTCTGAATGAAATGATGCTATAAATGATGGTTATTTTATGCAGTGAGATTGCATGACTTGGTCACAGCAGAAAACTGCTTCTCATGATGACACAAACCCATTCCCCCTGTTCAGGTCACTGAACCCCCCAGAGTTGCACAGAGCTCCTCACCTGGCACAAGGGCAGCACCACAGGGTCACTCACAGCATGGTTTGTGCCTGTAGCATTCATGTCCAGCACACTGgaatcccaccctgggctggaCACGGCCTCTGTGCCACAGAACCTGCCCACAGGGCCCAGGCCACTGCCCTCCCCtgtcaccctgtgccaggcaccaGCTCAGCAGGAAACATGGGGACAAACACACTGGAAACATGGGGACAAACTTCTCAGTGGGGCCTGTTGGGATAGGACAAGGGGTgatggcttcccactgccagagggcaggtttgggtgggatgttgggcaggaattgttccctggcagggtgggcagccctggctgtccctgatccctggcagtgcccaaggccaggctggacactgagcttggagcagcctgggacagtgggaggtgtccctgccatggcaggggtgaaacaggatgagctttaaggtccctttcaatccAAGCCATTgtgggattctgtgattaaagCAGCAGGAAATACTGCTGATGGGATTTCACCCTGCTCATAATCCCCCtttctggggcagctgcagccaacTGGACTTGGCTACCTCAATCCAGCCTCTGCTTGGCACAGGAGATACCATCCTCCTTTATTTAAACCTCTGCACAATTAAAACTCTACTTTTAAAGTAAGTTTAATTGCAGCAAAACTAGGAAATCTTGTTGCCAGAAACACTGTAACTGCATTTAAATCTCTACTGGAGCATGTACACTACGGAGCTCACTCTGAGCAGAGCCAGTTTATTGGAAGTGAGTAACTGCCAGCCATGGGCaggccctggtgctgctgc
The window above is part of the Catharus ustulatus isolate bCatUst1 chromosome 8, bCatUst1.pri.v2, whole genome shotgun sequence genome. Proteins encoded here:
- the PWWP2B gene encoding PWWP domain-containing protein 2B, whose translation is MVNDTLVVTLSCGERRFTGVLLDCSKRSGLFCLPSSLPKHEDPPADACADGAADGGGAAQGELEPQPAGHQAAKGHGEEQVPPLLPAPGSLPPYPPYFEGAPFPRPLWLRHSYNQWVPQPPPRTIKRTRRRLSRNRDPGRLIMSTIRLRPRQVLCEKCKNTLNPEDASAPPQSAKARRKLSVQDKEQKKHGDSDCLERRNKREKREEDKFSGELVHRTPVIKISYSTPQGKGEVVKIPSRVHGSVKPFCPERALQNGAGDQEETGDSERCRQTKCFMDKSAGSQLASIPKLKLTRPVHSSVDVPPPKIRLKPHRINDGQSVSIYKAELIDEINVLQGSREPNPGAFYSDEPADRSLAEISSGSSGEDDDFKRFPQGKDGHDNLAFLMNYRKRKADSSSLSVCSNDSLDESKSSSSEVTSPELCDFLPGDDASVSSSSKDERKIVPPLTVRLHTQSVSKCVTEDGRTVSVGDIVWGKIHGFPWWPARVLDINLSQKENGEPSWREAKVSWFGSPTTSFLSVSKLSPFSEFFKLRFNRKKKGMYRKAITEAAKAVKHLTPEIRDLLTQFET